The following is a genomic window from Canis lupus baileyi chromosome 30, mCanLup2.hap1, whole genome shotgun sequence.
GTCTGTACTTGACACATTTTCAGTTTTGCAGATCCCCCTTGTTGGAAGGGGGACCATTATGGAAAAATTGACCAGTCTCCAATGCAGCGGATGATCATGACACCTGCCCTTTGGTGATTTGCAGCGATGAGGGCTCCTTGGTAGCAAGGAACAGACACCAGCTGTCATGGGCTGAGTTGTGTCCCCatcaaatttgtatgttgaagtcTTGACCCCTGGTAGTCagaacatgacttttttttaaaagatttattcattcatgagagacacacagagagaggcagagacacaggcagaggagaagcagactccctgcagggagcccgacgcaggactcaatcccaggatcccgggatcaagccctgagcccgaggcagatgctcaaccactgggccacccaggagccccagaagacctgtttctaaaaacaaaatagaaaatataaaaaactttCCACTGCCAAGCATTGTACTCAAATATAGAAATTATCAGAGCAGCCTCCACTCTTCTGATGGAATCCAGGGCTGTGGGGTGCAGAAGGCTTACCCCCAGTGGCCACCCTCCACCCAGTTTCCCCAGGGCCTTTTAAGAGCCGAATGTATGTGAGTCTGTGTGCGTGcttgcatgcgtgtgtgtgtgcacgcgtgtgagAGACACGTCCTTCCTCGTGCCTTATCAGCAGAACTGTTCCCACGAAGGTGCTTTGTTGTCACAGCTGCCTGCTTCCCACCCTCTCCAGGCACCTCAAGGACTCGAGGGGCCCCAGGCAGCCATGAACTGGCCACCCTGAATTCTCGCTGCTGGGAGAGGGGGGCTGGAGGGTAGCCTAGAAGGTATTGGgagagggctgggaggggagccTGCAGGGTGCCAGGAGGGGGCCAGGAAGGGAGTCTGCAGGGTGCCAGGAGGTAGGCCAGGAAGGGGGATCTGCAGGGtgccaggagaggcccaggaagGGAGCCTGCAGGATGCCAGGAGGGGGGCCTGCAGGGTGCCAGGAAGGGAGTCTGCAGGGTGCCAGGAGGTAGGCCAGGAAGGGGGATCTGCAGGGTGCCAGGAGGGGCCCAGGAAGGGAGCCTGCAGGGTGCCAGGAGGGGCCCAGGAAGGGAGGCTGCAGGGTGCCAGGAGGGGGCCAGGAAGGAAGTTTGCAGGGTGCCAGGAAGGGAGTCTACAGGGTGCCAAGAGGGTGCTAAGAGGGGCATGCAGGGGACAAGGAGGGGGCCAGGAAGCAGATCTGCAGGGTGCCAGGAAGGGAGTCTGCAGGGTGCCGGGAGGGGGCCAGGAAGGAGGCCTGCAGGGTGTTAGGAGGGGGCCAAGAAGGGAGTCTGCAGGGTGCCAGGAGGGTGCCAGGAGGGGGGCGTGCAGAGGGCCAGGAGGGGGCCAGGAAGCAGGTCTATAGGATGCCAGGAGGGTGCCAGGAGGGGGGCCTGCAGGGTGCCAGGAGGGGGCCAGGAAGGAGGCCTGCAGGGTGCTAGGAGGGTGCCAAGAAGGGAGTCTGCAGGGTGCCAGGAGGGCGCCAGAAGGGGGGTCTTCAGGGTGCCAGGAGGGGGCCAGGAGGGGGGCCTGCAGGGTGCCAGGAGGGTGCCAGGAAGGGGGCCTGCAGGGTgccaggaggggccaggaggggggCCTGCATGGTGTCAGGACCGGGCCAGGAAGGGAGTCTACAAGGTGCCTGGAGGGTGCCAGGATGGGGCGTGcagcaggccaggagggggcCAAGAAGGAGGCCTGGAAGGGAGTCTGCAGGGTGCTGGGAGGGGGCCAGGAGGGGGGCTTGCAGTGGgccaggaggggccaggaggggggCCTGCAGGGTGCCAGGAGGGGAGTCTGCAGGGTGCTGGGAGGGGGCCAGGAAGGACGCATGGAGGGTGccaggaggggggcaggaggggccaggaggggagTCTGTAGGGTGCTGGGAGGAGGCCAGGaaggggccgggagggggcctGCTGGGTGGCCTGGGGCCACTGCATGGGCTGCGGTGACTCCTCTGTGTTCCCCGCGCAGAGGACACAGCCCCTCACATCGCCACTGGGCCCCTGTCCTGCCCGGCACCTCCTCTGTCTCCTTGAACCCGAGGAGGAAGGTGCACGTCCCcagggccccctgccccctgccccctgcccccagctctggcCCCTGCGCCCCCTCGTGCAGCCTCAGCCCTCACCCCTCGGGCTCCGCAGCCCACACAGCTTCAGGGAGCTGGGGCCACCCAGGGATGAGGCGCAGGTGCATGGCCATCTGCCCTGAGCATCCCCTGAGGAACTCGGGGTCCCGGAGCTATCGGGGCGCCCCCATCGGCTCTCTGTCAGGCCCCCACACTGGTCACAGactgttttctctgcctccccTCGGCTTCAGTCCCGGGGGATTCTTGGGGAGGTTGTGACTTTCCGCAAGGCTGAGTGGCGGAGACCGctccctgtccccacctcccGGACAGGGACAGAAGGACGCGTGTCCCCACCCGCCTGAGGCAGGGCCGCCCCAGCAGGCGTCCCCCGGCTCTGTCTAGGTCTGCGGTCCGGATGGTAGAGCCAAGATCATGCACCCACACACCCTGGACGGTCCATGGTGGACGGCGGACCCGATTTCTCTCCAGGTCCCAGGCTGGGAGGCCGAGCTGAGCTGCTCGCCGGCCCTCGGCCCCCTCCCTCCCGCGGCGGGGACCCACGTAGTCAGTCACCCTGTCATCCGGCCCTACTGGACACCCCAAGCCACAGGAGCATCTCGAGTCACGGGGCCCCTGGTCTGTGCATCATGCGAAGTGTCCCCAGAGCCACACGGTTCCCTGGGGCGTGAGCTAGAGGGAGACACCTCCCGACCTAATGTCCCGCCGCGTCGGCCCCACTAGAGGCCTCACCTATTCGGTGCATGAGGGAGCGTGTGACTCATGAAGGAACAACATGGGCGGTGTCCCAGCCTCCCCGCCCCTGCATCCCCTCCTTGCACCCTTGAGATCCTCAGTAGGCCCGTGATTCAGGAGGGTGGCGGGGCCGGTCGGGAGCGTGTCGGCCCACGCGGCCCCCTTCTCGTCACTTACGGGGCCACGAAGGTCAGGATGAGGTATCACTTGGAAGGGAGTTGGTTTTGAAAACATGAAGATGTGCCTTTTGAGCGTCCCCACACACCTCCCCCTGCTGCTGCTCTCACCCCATGCGTAGCCCGATGTTCAGCTGAGAGccccacggggcgggggggggcttaGAGGGAGGTCGGGCTAAGACACCAGGCGCGGAGGAGGGGACGAAGGGACCGGCCCAGCCTGGAGGACTCAGTCGAAGCACCTTCACGGGGGGCCCTGGTGTGTTCTCAAGCGACAGAAACCCCAGTAGTTGCGTTTTGACCCATCAGGACCGTTGGGTTTGCTCAACACGAGGTCTCAAGGCGAGTGAGTCACATGCGTCAGGTCACGGGCGTCAGGGCTCTAGGCCTGTGGCTTTTCCTCATGAGCACAGAATGGCTGCCCGAAGCACCGCGTCACGCTCTAGACCACGCGGTGTGGGGAGGCAGGCGCAGGCGCTGCCCCCCGGGATGCTCAGCCGCGTGACGGTCTGGCGGCCTTGGGCGCTGCCCCCGCTGCCCACACCCGGTCAGCCTGGGCGGCCCTGCGAGCGCCTCATTCCCCCCTCCGGGGCAGGGGGACCCGTGGACGGAGGCCGCACCCCCCTTGCAAAGAAAGGACAGCCGtttgcaatctttaaaaagaacagaaagcacGAGCAACATtcatctcttttaatttttaagccaATTTTGAGTCCAGGGCTGTGCGCAGTCCGGCGATGCAGCGAGCCGAGGTGCGGATGCGCGAGGGGGCCCCCGCGTGGCTgccggggacggggacggggtgGCGGGGCTCCCGGGCGCCCGGCGAGGCCGCCCAGCTCCTGGCGATGCTCCGCCGCAGGCATCTAGAAGGGACACTCCTCTGAGGGGCGAGGGTGGgaaggagacacaggcagtgagaacCTGGGGTGTGCTCGCTGCGAAATCACCGCAGAGATCCCCCCTTGGAGGCCCCAGGGggaaaatttcttagaaaatgcACCCCCCTTCATGTCTTTGTTGTGACTTTCTGGGCTCCCGCCCAAGGGGGCGGAAAGTGCCAGCAGGACTCTCCACGGGCTTGCGCTCAGCGGCGCGAAGACGAACGGGGACAAACACGGACTCCTCGCCGAGCGGCTCTCTGAGCCTCGTCTTTGGGTCCCCACCCCGACGTCAGCCTGATGCAGGCTGGACCCCCCACCACCACGCTCACACTGGGGCCCCCCTTGTGGGTGCAAGCACGGCTGGCCGTGCAGACTAAGGGGACCCCTGCGCCCCCATGGGGTTTCCTCCCTGATTCTGCATCCTCAGACCCCACAGAGCCACCGAGGCCATACCTTCGGGAGGGTTGTCCACGGCCACAGGGTAGTAGCACCACGGGACCCCACGAACTGTGTTGTCGAAACAGCAGCCCTTGTCCTTACACTGGGAAGGCGTGATGCCCGGAGAGCCGCAGTTGTCTCTGTGGTGAGGGGCCACCGTGCACGTCTCTGGAAGGGCAGAGGCAAGAGGCAGCTGAGAACCAGCCGACCCGGGCCTTCCTTCTCCAACTGAACCAGCAGGCAGCCAGCTGGTGCCACGGATGGGGACTCGGGGCTCAGAGGACAGGGGGCGTCCTGTCCCCATCTCCGGACATGAAaacccttcagctcagggcaaatGCAAGGTGCCCGGGGTTTGTCGACGTTCCCCCTCCCGACGTAATGTATCCACGCGTTCATTTACTTCCACAAACAACACTCTGACGTTACTCAGTCAGGAAATATCTCCCGAATGCCGCCCGTGCTCGAAACAGAAATCGGCGCAGCGTGAGTCGACGGTGAAGGTCACCGAGGATCGAGCGCGTGCGGGGCCCTGCGCCAGCTGATGGGGacccagaaattaaaaacagagaggTCGTGGCTAAGACACTAACCGTCTAATGGAGGAGAAAAGCAAGTAAATGTCCGAAACTGCGCAGGGTGGGCATCCCAGGGCGCTGAGGGCGAGTACGGAAGGGACAAGGACAGGGTTGAACAAAGCAAGGACGGCTTCCTGTGGGAGGAGGTTGACCAGGTGGGGATGGGGCAGTGGGTGTACCCTGCGGCGGGAACAGGTGTTCAAAGGcagttgaaagagagagagagaggagaggagagagaggagaggagagagcgtGCGCAAGGTGTATTTCAGGGGTGGAGGTCCGTTTGCAGGAAAGACGCGGAGACTAGGGTGTGTGGGTGCCGCAGGCGCTCTGTAGCCTCGACCCCGAGGATGGTGGAGGCCAGCACAGCGGAGGACGCGTGGGGCAGACGCGCCGGGGAGGCAGGGCTCCCTGAGGTCTACCCAGGAGAACCGAAGGGGCTGAACCCACATCCGTTCCTCTGTTAAACCCAGCAAGGCCTAATGGAGAAGGCGAGCCCACGAGGGAGCTGCCCCCAGGGCTTCTGTGCTCTCCTCCCCGGGCCGCCTCAAGCCGTCTCTGAAGGAAGGGTCTGTGGCTTCGCGGGAAAGGTCTGGGCCACCTCTCACTGGCAGGGTGGCCTCTGCAGGTGGCATTACCTACCCCCAGGGCGCTTGTGAAGTCAGGAGGAGCTGTGTGTGTGCTTGTATGCATGTGTGCGTACATACATacgtgtgtgcatttgtgtgcgtgcatgtgtgtacgtgtgtgcctgtgtgcatgtgcatatgtgtgcatgcgcATGTGTGCCTTATGTATgttgcatgtgcatgtgtgtgcctatgtgcgtgtgcatgtgtgtgcatgtatgcctgtatgcatgtgtgtgcctgtgtgcatgtgcatgtgtgtgcatgtgtgccttgtgtatgtgtgcatatgcatgtgtgccTGTATGCCTGTGTGCATGTATGcctatatgcatgtgtgtatgtgtgtgcctgtgtgcatgcacatgtgtgcatgtctgccttgtgtatgtgtgcatgtgcacgtgtgtgcatgtgtgtgcacgtgtgtatgtgtgcatgtgcactgtGTGCCTGTGTACATGTGCctgtatgcatgtgcacatgtgcctgtgcacatgtgcacatgtgtgtgtgtgtgtgtgcatacatgtgtgtacCCCATTGTTTTTCATTCTCCATCAGGTCCTCAGAAGGCACCCCAAGGTGCATGGAAACCAtagtttcctctccctctcctcaaacCTCTATGGAAACCCTTGTCTGGAAATCCTGGGAAACCTTTGGCCACGGCACCTGCCGAGAATGAGTAACACTTATCGAGCACAGTGCAGCTGGCAAAGTGCTCTCCGGAGCCCTCGTCaccccccaccctgtgcccccGTGGCCGACGCCCCACTCCAGGGTCCAGGATCGGAGACAGTAGCTTAAGGGGCAGAGCACTCCGTGGCTTGTGGCACCACGGAGATGTACCCCGTacatcgaacaccaataaaaaataaatttattattaaaaaaaataaagtaaaataaaatatttagagaccACAGGGGTCCTCAGGGGACATTCATCCGCGGAAAATGCACTTGGGCATCTGGGCGGCTTTGACCAGCGTCCGGTTTGGACATCTGGGGGAGTAGTTGTTCTCACACCCCCCCTCCAAGACCTCTCTTCGAGGTCCTGTGTTGGGAGTGGTGGGTGCTGGACACAGCGAGCCATGACCAGGGCGCCCGCATCCCCACAGCAGCGCTCGGAGCTCCGGTGGCCATcgccctgctggtgctctctgcCCACCTTCACCCCCTAAAATCCTCCCAGGTCCCAGAACAGCGCTTGGCTCAAATGCATGGGTGGTGGCCCAGGgccccccgggggtggggggctgaccAGGGCCTGGTGACcactgggaggtgggaggagggccaCTTACCCTGCTGGCCCTGGGCCAGGGAGCTGAGGGTCAGTGCACAGACCAACACCAGGACGTAGATCACCCTGTGCTCCATGGTGGCGTGAGCGTCCTCTCTGCTCCAGGGGAGACCACGAGTCGGGGATGGGACCGTGGGCAGGCCCTTGGTTTTATGCGCAGGCTCTGTTTGCCCAAAGAGTGTTGGGTAACGTTTGCCTAAGGAGGGTCCCACAGTCCTCCGCTCCAGGTAATCTCCACTGATTAAAACGGGTTTGCTGATACGGGCAAGCGCCGAGGTGCACCGTCATCCTGGCCGAGGGACCTGAGATTCAGAACGTCCCTCCTGCCCCCTGGGCCTGACCCGATCGCGCTCCTAACCGCAGTGGGGGCCCTCCTGCGAATGTCAACACCACACTCACGGAAGGGTGAGTCATGTGAGAGCTGGCAGAGAGGCACAGTCATGTCAGCGGTGGCTCAGGGGGTCGCCTCCGGGGCGGTCGgaccttgggggagggggtgcgggcAGCAGAAGGAGCAAGGGCCCAGCCCGCCAGGCCATCCCCTCCAGGTCGGCATGCCAGTGACCTCCAACGacccccagggctggggggagccGAGGTTGCGCACGAGCGGTGGGAAAGGAGGAGGCCTGcacccccggcccccctcccccagggccctcGGTCTGCAGACTTCATCTTTCCCTGGAGTTCTGTCTGTGGGGCGTGCCCAGGGCCAGGTCCTAGGGCAGCAGAGCTCCATCGGGTCCCTCACGGGGGAACCTGGCTCGTGCAGAGGGGCCTCCCGCCAGGCGGCCTGACATTGAGAatgggggtgcccaggtggccacatccattgagcatctgacgcttgcttttggctcaggttgtgatcttagggtcatgagatcgagccccgcattgggctctgcactcagtggggcgtctgcttgaggttctctctccctccactcctccccactgccccctaaaaaaaagaaaatttgagagTGTCTAACATCCAACTCAGAGGAACTGTGTATTTTAACTTGTTTACCTAAATtaactttttgcttttctttttcctctgcagcagagtccttttaaaaatggaactggagggtatgatgctgagtgaaataagtcaatcggagaaggacaaacattatatggtctcattcatttggggaatatagataatagtgaaagggaatataagggaagggagaagaaatgagtgggaaatatcagaaagggaaacagaacgtaaagactcctaactctgggaaacgaactaggggtggtagaagggaggagggtggggggtgagggtgaatgggtgacgggcactgaggggggcacttgacgggatgagcactgggggttattctgtatgttggcaaatt
Proteins encoded in this region:
- the TFF1 gene encoding trefoil factor 1 → MEHRVIYVLVLVCALTLSSLAQGQQETCTVAPHHRDNCGSPGITPSQCKDKGCCFDNTVRGVPWCYYPVAVDNPPEEECPF